The proteins below are encoded in one region of Pedococcus aerophilus:
- a CDS encoding DUF2207 domain-containing protein, with protein sequence MSRFGGTVRRRVLAGWAVALGLGLLVLSGGAASAAEDDLATKFHVDFAVNEDGSVDVAENITWQFPSGGDRHGIERYVTVRAGYQDRQDTYREYPISDVTATSPSGAPDDVSVSDAADGTSVRIRVGDPDQTVEGTQTYVVRYHLDAIVNGFDDHAEFYYNLVGSANDSTYEDVSASVTGPGAADRAECFFGELGSTERCEATPGATARFGAARVDPGQGVSILVSLPRDGFGDLSPVLHEGEVSSDGGVITTQGSKALGALALGAGVTLPLLAAGLMGTLVYTRGRDEQYAGVTPGLTPGLTPGLDPGGSQGSPGAGAGAIPSAVSGGDARVTRAGKRVVAVQFTPPQGVPPGLVGTVIDETANTVDVSATLVDLAVRGHLTIEPIESGMFGGKDWRLTRTTPTAAQAAVPLHPYEEALLAGVFATAPVRDLSDLKNTFKPTLSRVQSLMYDEVVRRGWFRRSPQAQRGAWTTLGGLLVFVPVFFGIWLGGPLMSLGSSSSLGIPPGFALVGGSVLAGGIVLLLGRRMAARTAEGSAVLAQSEGFRQYLVTAEASQIRWEEAQDVFSRYLPYAIVFGVSSQWASTFEKVAEAAAAAGHTLTPPLWYLGGSMNSFGGIADGMDSFATTAGGTFTSTPGSSGGSGFSGGGGFSGGGGGGSSGGSW encoded by the coding sequence ATGAGCCGGTTCGGGGGGACCGTGCGACGAAGAGTGCTGGCGGGCTGGGCGGTGGCCCTCGGCCTCGGCCTCCTCGTCCTGTCCGGGGGCGCCGCCAGTGCGGCGGAGGACGACCTCGCCACGAAGTTCCACGTCGACTTCGCCGTCAACGAGGACGGCTCGGTCGATGTCGCCGAGAACATCACGTGGCAGTTCCCGTCCGGCGGGGACCGGCACGGTATCGAGCGCTACGTCACCGTGCGCGCCGGCTACCAGGACCGCCAGGACACCTACCGCGAGTACCCGATCAGCGACGTCACGGCGACCTCGCCGTCCGGCGCCCCCGACGACGTGTCGGTGAGCGACGCCGCCGACGGGACCTCGGTGCGGATCCGGGTCGGCGACCCCGACCAGACCGTCGAGGGCACGCAGACCTACGTCGTCCGCTACCACCTCGACGCCATCGTCAACGGGTTCGACGACCACGCGGAGTTCTACTACAACCTCGTCGGCTCGGCGAACGACAGCACCTACGAGGACGTCAGCGCCTCGGTGACCGGCCCGGGCGCCGCTGACCGCGCCGAGTGCTTCTTCGGCGAGCTCGGGTCGACCGAGCGGTGCGAGGCGACCCCGGGTGCCACGGCCCGGTTCGGTGCCGCCCGGGTCGACCCCGGTCAGGGCGTCTCGATCCTCGTCTCGCTGCCCCGCGACGGCTTCGGCGACCTCTCGCCGGTGCTGCACGAGGGCGAGGTCTCCAGCGACGGCGGGGTCATCACGACGCAGGGGTCCAAGGCCCTCGGGGCACTTGCCCTCGGCGCCGGGGTCACCCTTCCGCTGCTCGCCGCCGGGCTGATGGGAACGCTCGTCTACACCCGTGGTCGCGACGAGCAGTACGCCGGCGTGACCCCCGGCCTGACTCCGGGCCTGACTCCGGGTCTCGATCCGGGCGGCAGCCAAGGCTCCCCGGGAGCCGGCGCAGGCGCCATACCCAGCGCCGTCTCCGGCGGGGACGCCCGCGTGACCCGCGCCGGCAAGCGCGTCGTCGCGGTCCAGTTCACCCCGCCGCAGGGGGTGCCGCCGGGTCTGGTGGGCACCGTCATCGACGAGACCGCCAACACGGTCGACGTGTCCGCGACACTGGTCGACCTCGCGGTGCGCGGCCACCTCACCATCGAGCCGATCGAGTCCGGGATGTTCGGCGGCAAGGACTGGCGCCTCACCCGGACCACGCCGACCGCAGCCCAGGCGGCGGTGCCCCTGCACCCCTACGAGGAGGCATTGCTCGCGGGGGTCTTCGCCACTGCTCCTGTCCGCGACCTGTCCGACCTGAAGAACACCTTCAAGCCGACCCTGTCCCGCGTCCAGTCGCTGATGTACGACGAGGTCGTACGGCGGGGATGGTTCCGGCGCTCCCCACAGGCGCAGCGAGGAGCGTGGACGACGCTGGGCGGCCTGCTCGTCTTCGTGCCGGTGTTCTTCGGCATCTGGCTCGGCGGCCCGTTGATGAGCCTGGGCTCCAGTAGCAGCCTCGGGATCCCGCCGGGGTTCGCCCTCGTCGGCGGCAGCGTGCTGGCCGGTGGCATCGTGCTCCTCCTCGGACGCCGGATGGCCGCCCGCACCGCCGAGGGCAGCGCCGTGCTGGCCCAGTCCGAGGGCTTCAGGCAGTACCTCGTGACGGCAGAGGCCTCGCAGATCAGGTGGGAGGAGGCGCAGGACGTCTTCAGCCGCTACCTGCCCTACGCCATCGTCTTCGGGGTGTCCTCGCAGTGGGCCTCGACCTTCGAGAAGGTCGCCGAGGCGGCGGCCGCCGCCGGGCACACCCTCACCCCGCCGCTGTGGTACCTCGGCGGCAGCATGAACTCCTTCGGCGGGATCGCCGACGGCATGGACTCGTTCGCGACGACCGCCGGTGGCACGTTCACGAGCACGCCCGGCAGCTCGGGCGGCTCGGGGTTCTCCGGGGGAGGCGGGTTCTCCGGCGGCGGGGGCGGCGGCTCGTCAGGCGGCTCCTGGTAG
- the smpB gene encoding SsrA-binding protein SmpB, translating into MAKANDEGRKVVASNRKARHDYLIEDTFEAGLVLMGTEVKSLRMGRASLIDGYAAWRGDELWLEGVHIPEYVQGTWTNHTPRRRRKLLLHRAELTKIMRKSSESGHTIVPLQMYFKDGIAKVEIAVAKGKRQYDKRHALRERQDNREAQRALGAKGRPQV; encoded by the coding sequence GTGGCCAAGGCCAACGACGAGGGTCGCAAGGTGGTCGCGAGCAACCGCAAGGCTCGCCACGACTACCTCATCGAGGACACCTTCGAGGCCGGCCTGGTCCTGATGGGCACCGAGGTGAAGAGCCTGCGGATGGGGCGGGCCTCGCTGATCGACGGGTATGCCGCGTGGCGCGGTGACGAGCTGTGGCTCGAGGGCGTGCACATCCCGGAGTACGTCCAGGGCACCTGGACCAACCACACGCCGAGGCGTCGCCGCAAGCTGCTGCTGCACCGCGCCGAGCTGACCAAGATCATGCGCAAGTCCTCCGAGAGCGGGCACACGATCGTGCCGCTGCAGATGTACTTCAAGGACGGGATCGCCAAGGTCGAGATCGCCGTCGCCAAGGGCAAGCGGCAGTACGACAAGCGGCACGCGCTGCGCGAGCGGCAGGACAACCGCGAGGCCCAGCGGGCCCTCGGCGCGAAGGGTCGCCCTCAGGTATGA
- a CDS encoding peptidoglycan DD-metalloendopeptidase family protein translates to MSAIPPRRRASHPVRLTSLGLAAVCSLALATPSLAASATSATARAGAVGALGVVGAGTTAGVAAAPSATDPGKAKKKIDKEIDDLQEQLEDTSADLRDAYIALRRTQAALPEAQAVLDRATKQMSAADAHNDEMAVALDVARANEARAVDELAGTRKDLSDTRTRVARFASQLYQDQGMGQLSVALSATTPEDFANRIALTDTVMDVQNQSLTRLATAQAAARAQEAHIKALKAQVAAAKKTAELALARATKARASAAAAKARLDALAAQQVAQSKALESKKAGERAKLVAAEKEQSRLKAVLVARAKAAKAAAARKAAAEARARAAARKANKPIPKSTLPVAPASGGFLSAPSAAPVSSEFGMRFHPILHYWRLHAGRDYAASCGTPVVAGADGTIISAGWGGGYGNRIMVDHGVLRGVNLVTTYNHLSSYAVRGGHVSRGQVIGYVGTTGSSTGCHLHFETYEDGTPKDPRRWL, encoded by the coding sequence ATGAGCGCCATCCCCCCGCGTCGCCGCGCGTCTCACCCGGTCCGGCTGACCAGCCTGGGCCTCGCCGCGGTGTGCTCGCTCGCCCTGGCCACCCCTTCACTGGCTGCCTCGGCGACCAGCGCGACCGCCCGCGCCGGCGCCGTCGGGGCCCTCGGCGTCGTCGGGGCCGGGACCACGGCAGGCGTTGCGGCTGCGCCGTCGGCCACCGACCCGGGCAAGGCCAAGAAGAAGATCGACAAGGAGATCGACGACCTCCAGGAGCAGCTCGAGGACACCTCGGCCGACCTGCGCGACGCGTACATCGCCCTGCGCCGGACCCAGGCCGCGCTGCCGGAGGCGCAGGCCGTCCTCGACCGGGCGACGAAGCAGATGTCGGCCGCGGACGCCCACAACGACGAGATGGCAGTCGCGCTCGACGTGGCCAGGGCGAACGAGGCCCGTGCGGTCGACGAGCTCGCCGGGACGCGCAAGGACCTCTCGGACACCCGTACCCGTGTGGCGCGCTTCGCCTCGCAGCTCTACCAGGACCAGGGGATGGGGCAGCTGTCCGTCGCGCTCAGTGCCACGACCCCCGAGGACTTCGCGAACCGCATCGCCCTCACCGACACGGTGATGGACGTGCAGAACCAGTCGCTCACCAGGCTGGCGACCGCGCAGGCCGCGGCCCGCGCCCAGGAAGCCCACATCAAGGCCCTCAAGGCGCAGGTGGCCGCAGCCAAGAAGACGGCCGAGCTCGCGCTCGCCCGCGCGACCAAGGCCCGCGCCAGCGCCGCGGCCGCGAAGGCCAGGCTCGACGCCCTCGCCGCGCAGCAGGTCGCCCAGTCCAAGGCCCTGGAGTCCAAGAAGGCGGGCGAGCGCGCCAAGCTCGTCGCCGCCGAGAAGGAGCAGTCCCGCCTCAAGGCCGTGCTCGTCGCGCGCGCCAAGGCAGCCAAGGCCGCTGCTGCCCGCAAGGCCGCGGCCGAGGCCCGAGCCCGGGCCGCTGCCCGCAAGGCGAACAAGCCGATCCCGAAGTCCACCCTGCCGGTCGCTCCGGCGTCCGGTGGCTTCCTCAGCGCCCCGTCGGCCGCGCCCGTGTCCTCCGAGTTCGGGATGCGGTTCCACCCGATCCTGCACTACTGGCGCTTGCACGCCGGCCGGGACTACGCGGCCAGCTGCGGGACGCCGGTCGTGGCCGGTGCCGACGGCACGATCATCTCCGCGGGCTGGGGCGGCGGCTACGGCAACCGCATCATGGTCGACCACGGCGTCCTGCGCGGGGTGAACCTCGTGACGACCTACAACCACCTCAGCAGCTACGCCGTGCGCGGCGGCCACGTCTCGCGTGGCCAGGTCATCGGCTACGTCGGGACGACCGGCTCCTCCACCGGCTGCCACCTGCACTTCGAGACCTACGAGGACGGCACGCCCAAGGACCCGCGGCGCTGGCTCTGA
- the ftsX gene encoding permease-like cell division protein FtsX: protein MRLQFMLSEIWTGLRRNLSIAVSVMLVTTVSLYLLGLGLLLQREVDTLKGFWYDRIQVSIFMCGEDSAEPNCAGRTVTDEQRTALKDQLDQMKPLVKNVYFESEQQAYDRFQEQFRNSPLASNIRVGDIPQSYRVQLSDPTKYDVVVSAFQGAPGVGRVQDQQKTLDKLFTVMNGVTVASLGLAFIMIICAVLLMATTIRQAAFTRRRETGIMKLVGASNLTIRLPFVMEIVLATLVGVGAAVGLLYATIHYLTGYVARELPDVAIVGAGDVWVIAPTLAAIMLIIAIVTSWATLRRYLRV from the coding sequence ATGCGACTGCAGTTCATGCTCAGCGAGATCTGGACCGGCCTGCGCCGGAACCTCTCGATCGCCGTCTCGGTCATGCTCGTGACCACGGTCTCGCTGTACCTCCTCGGGCTCGGGCTGCTGCTCCAGCGCGAGGTCGACACCCTCAAGGGCTTCTGGTACGACCGGATCCAGGTCTCGATCTTCATGTGCGGCGAGGACTCCGCCGAGCCCAACTGCGCCGGCCGCACGGTGACCGACGAGCAGCGGACCGCCCTCAAGGACCAGCTCGACCAGATGAAGCCGCTGGTCAAGAATGTCTACTTCGAGTCCGAGCAGCAGGCCTACGACCGCTTCCAGGAGCAGTTCCGCAACAGCCCCCTCGCCAGCAACATCCGGGTCGGCGACATCCCGCAGAGCTACCGCGTGCAGCTGTCCGACCCCACGAAGTACGACGTGGTCGTGAGTGCGTTCCAAGGCGCCCCGGGGGTGGGACGCGTCCAGGACCAGCAGAAGACGCTCGACAAGCTCTTCACCGTCATGAACGGTGTCACGGTCGCCTCGCTCGGGTTGGCGTTCATCATGATCATCTGCGCCGTCCTGCTCATGGCCACGACGATCAGGCAGGCCGCCTTCACCCGCCGAAGAGAGACCGGCATCATGAAGCTGGTCGGGGCGAGCAACCTGACGATCCGGCTGCCCTTCGTCATGGAGATCGTGCTGGCCACCCTCGTCGGGGTGGGCGCCGCGGTCGGCCTGCTCTACGCGACGATCCACTACCTGACCGGGTACGTCGCGCGGGAGCTCCCGGACGTGGCCATCGTCGGTGCCGGGGACGTGTGGGTCATCGCCCCCACGCTCGCGGCGATCATGCTCATCATCGCCATCGTCACGTCCTGGGCGACGCTGCGCCGCTACCTGCGCGTCTGA
- the ftsE gene encoding cell division ATP-binding protein FtsE, with protein MIRFENVSKVYPRSSRPALSDINLEIERGEFVFVVGSSGSGKSTLLRLVLKEEGVSQGAVLVAGQEVGRLPQRKVPRLRREIGTVFQDFRLLPNKTVYQNVAFALQVLGRSRHAIRQVVPETLEMVGLDGKEKRLPHELSGGEQQRVAIARAFVNKPPILLCDEPTGNLDPTTSLDIVRLLDRINRTGTTIVMATHDDDIVDQLRKRVVELKNGHIIRDENKGVYGSGR; from the coding sequence ATGATCCGTTTCGAGAACGTCAGCAAGGTCTATCCCCGGTCCAGCCGACCGGCGCTGAGCGACATCAACCTCGAGATCGAGCGAGGAGAGTTCGTCTTCGTCGTCGGGTCCTCCGGATCGGGCAAGTCGACCCTCCTGCGCCTCGTGCTCAAGGAGGAGGGCGTCTCCCAGGGAGCCGTCCTCGTCGCCGGGCAGGAGGTCGGTCGCCTGCCGCAGCGCAAGGTGCCGCGCCTGCGCCGCGAGATCGGGACGGTCTTCCAGGACTTCAGGCTGCTGCCCAACAAGACGGTCTACCAGAACGTCGCCTTCGCGCTCCAGGTCCTCGGCCGCTCGCGGCACGCCATCCGCCAGGTCGTCCCCGAGACCCTGGAGATGGTGGGCCTGGACGGCAAGGAGAAGCGCCTGCCGCACGAGCTCTCCGGTGGTGAGCAGCAGCGGGTGGCGATCGCCCGCGCGTTCGTCAACAAGCCGCCGATCCTGCTGTGCGACGAGCCCACCGGCAACCTCGACCCGACGACCAGCCTCGACATCGTGCGCCTGCTGGACCGGATCAACCGCACCGGCACCACGATCGTCATGGCCACGCACGACGACGACATCGTCGACCAGCTGCGCAAGCGTGTCGTCGAGCTGAAGAACGGCCACATCATCCGCGACGAGAACAAGGGCGTCTACGGCAGCGGTCGCTGA
- the prfB gene encoding peptide chain release factor 2, translated as MAVDFQQEIKNLRTTMDSVREVTDLAALQEQITDLEAKASAPDLWDDPDAAQVVTSALSRANSELERVKSMDSRIDDLEVLVEMGTEDGGDAATMAEAERELVSLQKAVGELEVRTLLSGEYDERAAVITIRAGAGGVDAADFAEMLMRMYLRWAERHQYPAQVMDTSYAEEAGLKSATFEINVPYAFGNLSVEAGTHRLVRISPFDNQGRRQTSFAAVEVIPLIEQTDSIEIPENEIKVDVFRSSGPGGQSVNTTDSAVRMTHIPTGIVVSMQNEKSQIQNRAAALRVLQSRLLLQRQAEEAAERKEMAGDVKASWGDQMRSYVLQPYQMVKDLRTEFEVGNPSAVFDGDIDGFIEAGVRWRKEQQKAAE; from the coding sequence GTGGCCGTCGACTTCCAGCAAGAGATCAAGAACCTCCGCACCACCATGGACTCCGTCCGTGAGGTGACCGACCTCGCGGCGCTGCAGGAGCAGATCACCGACCTCGAGGCCAAGGCCTCCGCGCCGGACCTCTGGGACGACCCCGATGCCGCGCAGGTGGTGACCTCGGCGCTGAGCCGGGCCAACTCCGAGCTCGAGCGCGTCAAGAGCATGGACTCGCGCATCGACGACCTCGAGGTGCTCGTCGAGATGGGCACCGAGGACGGTGGCGACGCCGCGACGATGGCCGAGGCCGAGCGCGAGCTCGTCTCCCTGCAGAAGGCCGTCGGCGAGCTCGAGGTCCGCACGCTGCTGTCGGGGGAGTACGACGAGCGCGCCGCCGTCATCACCATCCGCGCCGGAGCCGGTGGCGTGGACGCCGCCGACTTCGCCGAGATGCTCATGCGCATGTACCTGCGCTGGGCCGAGCGCCACCAGTACCCCGCCCAGGTGATGGACACGTCCTACGCCGAGGAGGCCGGCCTGAAGTCCGCCACCTTCGAGATCAACGTGCCCTACGCCTTCGGCAACCTCTCGGTCGAGGCCGGCACCCACCGCCTCGTGCGGATCAGCCCGTTCGACAACCAGGGCCGCCGCCAGACGAGCTTCGCCGCCGTCGAGGTCATCCCGCTCATCGAGCAGACCGACTCCATCGAGATCCCCGAGAACGAGATCAAGGTCGACGTCTTCCGCTCCAGCGGCCCCGGTGGCCAGAGCGTCAACACCACCGACTCCGCGGTCCGCATGACGCACATCCCCACCGGGATCGTCGTGTCGATGCAGAACGAGAAGTCCCAGATCCAGAACCGCGCCGCTGCCCTGCGCGTCCTGCAGTCCCGCCTGTTGCTGCAGCGCCAGGCCGAAGAGGCCGCCGAGCGCAAGGAGATGGCCGGCGACGTCAAGGCCAGCTGGGGCGACCAGATGCGCTCCTACGTGCTCCAGCCGTACCAGATGGTCAAGGACCTGCGGACCGAGTTCGAGGTCGGCAACCCCTCCGCGGTCTTCGACGGCGACATCGACGGCTTCATCGAGGCCGGCGTGCGGTGGCGCAAGGAGCAGCAGAAGGCTGCCGAGTAG
- a CDS encoding gluconate:H+ symporter, producing the protein MTTDLFSFFAPAVAAADVPDIPAARLVPAALIGIAVIVLLITKFKLHPFLGLTLGSLTVGAIAGVAMSDVVASFTKGFGSTAASVGTLIALGAMFGKLLADSGGADEIVDTIVGRSSARSLPWAMAGVGALIGLPMFFEIGLVLLMPVIFLVARRSGLSVIKVGIPALAGLSAMHGLVPPHPGPLVAIDALKANLGITLAFGVLVALPTIAISGPLFARFAGRWVDVPAPELFGTDEDREARAKRPSFGVTLFAVLTPVVLMMGKALADIFVASEDNPLRKALDFVGTPLVALLIAVIVGMFTLGRGAGMGTKQLSSSLEKSLPPIAGILLIVAAGGGFKQTLVDTGIGGLVADWVQNSGLSVLLLAWIVAVLIRLATGSATVATVTASGILAPLAAGMSTSEVSLLVLAIGAGSVFFSHVNDAGFWLVKEYFGLTVGQTIKSWSLMETVLSVSGLVFVLLLGLVV; encoded by the coding sequence ATGACCACTGACCTGTTCTCGTTCTTCGCACCCGCCGTGGCGGCTGCCGACGTCCCGGACATCCCGGCCGCGCGCCTCGTCCCGGCCGCCCTGATCGGCATCGCCGTGATCGTCCTGCTCATCACGAAGTTCAAGCTGCACCCGTTCCTCGGCCTCACCCTCGGCTCGCTGACGGTCGGCGCCATCGCCGGCGTCGCCATGAGCGACGTCGTCGCCAGCTTCACCAAGGGCTTCGGCTCCACCGCTGCCAGCGTCGGCACCCTGATCGCCCTCGGTGCGATGTTCGGCAAGCTGCTCGCCGACTCCGGGGGAGCGGACGAGATCGTCGACACGATCGTCGGACGGTCGTCGGCCCGCTCGCTGCCGTGGGCGATGGCCGGCGTGGGCGCCCTCATCGGCCTGCCCATGTTCTTCGAGATCGGCCTCGTCCTGCTGATGCCGGTGATCTTCCTCGTCGCCCGTCGCTCCGGCCTGTCCGTCATCAAGGTCGGCATCCCCGCGCTCGCGGGTCTGTCCGCCATGCACGGCCTCGTGCCGCCGCACCCCGGACCGCTCGTGGCCATCGACGCCCTCAAGGCCAACCTCGGCATCACCCTCGCCTTCGGTGTCCTCGTCGCCCTGCCGACCATCGCCATCTCCGGGCCGCTCTTCGCACGGTTCGCCGGTCGCTGGGTCGACGTCCCGGCCCCCGAGCTGTTCGGCACCGACGAGGACCGCGAGGCGCGGGCGAAGCGCCCGTCCTTCGGCGTCACGCTCTTCGCCGTCCTCACGCCCGTCGTCCTGATGATGGGCAAGGCGCTCGCCGACATCTTCGTCGCCTCCGAGGACAACCCGCTGCGCAAGGCGCTCGACTTCGTGGGCACCCCGCTCGTCGCCCTGCTCATCGCCGTCATCGTCGGCATGTTCACCCTGGGCCGTGGCGCCGGCATGGGCACCAAGCAGCTGTCGAGCTCGCTGGAGAAGTCGCTCCCGCCGATCGCCGGCATCCTGCTCATCGTCGCCGCCGGCGGTGGCTTCAAGCAGACGCTGGTCGACACCGGCATCGGTGGCCTCGTCGCCGACTGGGTGCAGAACAGCGGCCTGTCGGTCCTGCTCCTCGCCTGGATCGTCGCGGTCCTCATCCGGCTCGCCACCGGCTCTGCGACCGTCGCCACCGTGACCGCCTCGGGCATCCTGGCCCCGCTCGCCGCCGGCATGAGCACCTCCGAGGTGTCGCTGCTGGTGCTCGCGATCGGCGCCGGCTCGGTGTTCTTCTCCCACGTCAACGACGCCGGCTTCTGGCTGGTCAAGGAGTACTTCGGCCTCACCGTCGGCCAGACCATCAAGTCCTGGTCGCTGATGGAGACCGTGCTCTCGGTGTCCGGCCTGGTGTTCGTCCTGCTGCTCGGCCTGGTCGTCTGA
- a CDS encoding gluconokinase: MTTPTSPPLVVMMGVSGSGKTTVGAALAQRLRVPFADADDFHPPENIAKMAAGIPLDDTDRGPWLHTIAAWLGEHAATGGVASCSALKRAYRDILTSVAPQTVFVHLHGDRDVLAERVAGRPGHFMPAALIDSQFATLEPLQADEVGQALDVAQSVDTLVEQSLDVLASKGASLA, encoded by the coding sequence ATGACCACCCCCACCAGCCCACCCCTCGTCGTGATGATGGGGGTGTCAGGCTCCGGGAAGACAACCGTGGGAGCAGCCCTCGCGCAGCGGCTACGGGTGCCGTTCGCCGACGCCGACGACTTCCACCCCCCGGAGAACATCGCCAAGATGGCTGCCGGCATCCCGCTCGACGACACCGACCGCGGGCCCTGGCTTCACACCATCGCCGCCTGGCTGGGGGAGCACGCCGCCACCGGCGGCGTGGCGAGCTGTTCGGCGCTGAAGCGCGCCTACCGCGACATCCTCACCTCCGTCGCGCCGCAGACCGTCTTCGTCCACCTGCACGGTGACCGGGACGTGCTCGCCGAGCGCGTGGCCGGTCGACCCGGGCACTTCATGCCCGCTGCGCTCATCGACTCCCAGTTCGCCACCCTCGAACCCCTTCAGGCCGACGAGGTCGGCCAGGCCCTCGACGTCGCCCAGTCCGTCGACACCCTCGTCGAGCAGTCGCTCGACGTCCTCGCCTCGAAAGGTGCGTCGCTCGCATGA
- a CDS encoding FadR/GntR family transcriptional regulator, whose product MSTDAHGPGLHASVLDALGQEIVSGTTAVGSVVRIDQLDERFGVSRSVVREAVRVLESMGLVETRRRLGVRVRPRNQWNVFDPRVIRWRLDGPDREEQLVSLGELRRGFEPVAAELAAERATPEQCGAMVGAVMQMTVHAKAGDLEAYLKADQVFHATMLEASGNEMLAALSTVVAEVLSGRTHHDLMPARPNPVAIRLHGDVAQAIGSGDGAAASAAMTAIIEEASDAVRGTAAAASDDTEETAAD is encoded by the coding sequence ATGAGCACCGACGCGCACGGCCCGGGCCTGCACGCGAGCGTCCTCGACGCGCTGGGGCAGGAGATCGTCTCGGGGACCACGGCCGTCGGGTCGGTGGTGCGCATCGACCAGCTCGACGAGCGGTTCGGCGTCTCCCGGTCGGTCGTCCGCGAAGCGGTGCGCGTGCTCGAGTCGATGGGGCTGGTCGAGACCCGGCGCCGGCTCGGGGTGCGGGTCCGCCCCCGGAACCAGTGGAACGTGTTCGACCCGCGCGTCATCCGGTGGCGCCTGGACGGCCCGGACCGCGAGGAGCAGCTCGTCTCGCTCGGTGAGCTGCGGCGTGGGTTCGAACCCGTGGCCGCCGAGCTCGCCGCCGAGCGGGCCACGCCGGAGCAGTGCGGCGCGATGGTCGGCGCCGTCATGCAGATGACCGTGCACGCCAAGGCGGGTGACCTCGAGGCGTACCTCAAGGCGGACCAGGTCTTCCACGCGACCATGCTCGAGGCCTCGGGCAACGAGATGCTGGCGGCACTGTCGACCGTGGTCGCCGAGGTGCTTTCCGGCCGCACCCACCACGACCTCATGCCGGCACGCCCCAACCCCGTCGCGATCCGGCTGCACGGAGACGTCGCCCAGGCCATCGGCTCCGGTGACGGCGCCGCAGCCTCGGCCGCGATGACCGCGATCATCGAAGAGGCGAGCGACGCCGTACGCGGCACCGCGGCGGCAGCCTCGGACGACACCGAGGAGACCGCCGCGGACTGA
- a CDS encoding alpha/beta hydrolase family protein, with the protein MRPTMTSRRRIAALATTATLALVGALATAAPASADKPQSGHCARQSKVKVPGAEVQKVACLGDLTTAGTVKTGHTNPNDWAGLHAAGTVNPNGVPGIQVDGYFPDTSTTNANNGWNHDSQFVLRIPDHWNGGLVVSGAPGVRGQYANDFIISDYVLSKGYAFASTDKGSTGAAFYRDGSTPGGSIREWNSRVTELTVAAKTTLKKVYAKAPKRTWMVGISNGGYLTRWQLENRPDLYDGGVDWEGTLFRSEGPNLFTYLPTALKNYPKYAATGDQAAHDAMIAAGFAPGSEFLWAFHYSYYWDLTQRIYREEFDPGWDGALDAGVPFCASGTPHCDADYDYASRPQSVKDAVESVSLTGKIGKPMITLHGTLDTLLPPATDSDVYDDLIEKAGSGALHRYYSVEDGTHTDGLYTAYPTQLRPLLPCARSAFDSLTAWVERGTPPPAEGFVARPSGGDLLNTCAL; encoded by the coding sequence ATGCGCCCGACAATGACGTCACGCCGGCGGATCGCCGCCCTCGCCACCACCGCCACCCTCGCCCTCGTGGGTGCGTTGGCCACCGCCGCCCCCGCCTCGGCGGACAAGCCACAGAGCGGGCACTGCGCCCGCCAGTCCAAGGTCAAGGTCCCGGGGGCGGAGGTCCAGAAGGTCGCCTGCCTCGGCGACCTCACCACCGCCGGCACCGTGAAGACCGGACACACGAACCCCAACGACTGGGCGGGGCTGCACGCCGCCGGCACGGTCAACCCGAATGGGGTCCCCGGGATCCAGGTCGACGGCTACTTCCCGGACACCTCGACGACCAACGCCAACAACGGGTGGAACCACGACTCGCAGTTCGTGCTGCGCATCCCGGACCACTGGAACGGCGGCCTGGTCGTCAGCGGCGCCCCGGGCGTTCGCGGGCAGTACGCCAACGACTTCATCATCAGCGACTACGTCCTGAGCAAGGGCTACGCCTTCGCCTCCACCGACAAGGGCAGCACCGGTGCCGCGTTCTACCGCGACGGCAGCACCCCGGGCGGCTCGATCCGCGAGTGGAACTCCCGCGTCACGGAACTGACCGTCGCCGCGAAGACGACGCTGAAGAAGGTCTACGCCAAGGCGCCGAAGCGCACCTGGATGGTCGGCATCTCCAACGGCGGCTACCTCACGCGCTGGCAGCTGGAGAACCGTCCCGACCTCTACGACGGTGGCGTCGACTGGGAGGGCACGCTGTTCCGGTCCGAGGGCCCGAACCTGTTCACCTACCTGCCGACGGCGCTGAAGAACTACCCGAAGTACGCCGCCACGGGTGACCAGGCTGCGCACGACGCGATGATCGCCGCCGGGTTCGCCCCCGGGTCGGAGTTCCTCTGGGCGTTCCACTACTCCTACTACTGGGACCTCACGCAGCGGATCTACCGGGAGGAGTTCGACCCCGGGTGGGACGGCGCCCTCGATGCCGGTGTCCCGTTCTGCGCCAGCGGCACCCCGCACTGCGACGCGGACTACGACTACGCGTCCCGTCCCCAGTCGGTGAAGGACGCGGTGGAGTCGGTCTCGCTCACCGGCAAGATCGGCAAGCCGATGATCACGCTGCACGGGACGCTGGACACCCTGCTTCCCCCGGCGACCGACTCCGACGTCTACGACGACCTCATCGAGAAGGCGGGCTCCGGCGCGCTGCACCGGTACTACTCGGTGGAGGACGGCACCCACACCGACGGCCTCTACACCGCCTACCCGACGCAGCTGCGTCCGCTGCTGCCCTGCGCCCGCAGCGCGTTCGACTCGCTGACGGCCTGGGTGGAGCGGGGTACGCCGCCGCCGGCCGAGGGCTTCGTCGCCCGCCCGAGCGGTGGTGACCTGCTCAACACCTGCGCCCTCTGA